From Parus major isolate Abel unplaced genomic scaffold, Parus_major1.1 Scaffold273, whole genome shotgun sequence, one genomic window encodes:
- the GIP gene encoding gastric inhibitory polypeptide — protein sequence MGRAGSGARARRQPMGAEDAGGDTAKVTLPTEPLPPPARADPAQVDPDGIRTEWIPPCPSLIPSRLSRCRGGAPGLQRRYSEATLASDYSRTMDHVLGKNFVEWLLARRERKSQDVAEPLRREAEPQKTPQKLDLGAPGATEFLAWLWKNEENQSFPALEGSEGLREFLEQEFLTWLMSGELCRAT from the exons ATGGGGAGGGCGGGTTCGGGCGCGCGCGCGCGGCGGCAGCCAATGGGCGCGGAGGACGCCGGGGGGGACACGGCCAAGGTGACGCTCCCCACAgagccgctgccgccgccggcCCGAGCGGACCCTGCGCAGGTNGATCCCGATGGGATCAGGACCGAGTGGATCCCGCCGTGCCCATCCCTGATCCCATCCCGCCTTTCCCGCTGCAGAGGAGGCGCTCCCGGGCTGCAGCGCCGGTACTCGGAGGCCACGCTGGCCAGCGACTACAGCCGCACCATGGACCACGTGCTGGGCAAGAACTTCGTGGAGTGGCTGCTGGCCCGGCGCGAGAGGAAAAGCCA GGACGTCGCGGAGCCGCTCAGGAGAGAGGCCGAGCCCCAAAAAACGCCGCAGAAATTGGATTTGGGAGCTCCGGGAGCCACAGAATTCCTGGCGTGGCTCTGGAAAAACGAGGAAAACCAGAG ttttccgGCTCTGGAAGGCTCTGAGGGCCTGAGGGAATTCTTGGAGCAGGAATTCCTGACGTGGCTGATGTCgggagagctctgcagggccacGTGA